In one window of Pseudochaenichthys georgianus chromosome 5, fPseGeo1.2, whole genome shotgun sequence DNA:
- the LOC117446917 gene encoding uncharacterized protein has translation MEQETISLLAEQQKRNNRQSIKEKMAKAFGYRRQEIVHQRPSIEGLLERWPALFHMEEVNAEFMRITTFPLETKFLAQLDKHSTKLPQVIRSRGGVVKQKTTGILQVLDETVDIAIRRACILKSLMVYLGEPVDHLNKEFQDAEAGNNGNLCHWERGSVSSTQRRQGSHRRIRGPQRLALGCDSFCHALRAHIRTEMPAS, from the exons ATGGAGCAAGAGACAATTTCCCTTTTGGCAGAACAACAGAAAAGAAACAACCGGCAATCAATAAAAGAAAAGATGGCGAAGGCGTTTGGATACCGAAGACAAGAAATAGTGCATCAGAGGCCAAGCATTGAAGGCCTCTTGGAGCGGTGGCCTGCACTTTTTCATATGGAAGAG GTAAATGCTGAGTTCATGCGCATAACAACATTTCCATTGGAGACAAAGTTCTTGGCGCAGTTGGACAAACACTCCACCAAACTGCCGCAGGTCATCAGGAGCAGGGGAGGAGTTGTGAAACAGAAGACCACCGGGATCTTGCAGGTTTTGGATGAG ACTGTGGACATCGCCATCAGAAGAGCATGCATCCTCAAATCTCTAATGGTCTACCTGGGTGAACCTGTTGACCATCTCAACAAAGAATTCCAG GACGCTGAGGCAGGCAACAATGGAAACCTTTGTCACTGGGAAAGAGGATCAGTTTCATCGACCCAAAGACGTCAAGGTTCTCATCGAAGAATCAGAGGTCCTCAGCGCCTTGCCCTGGGTTGCGACAGCTTTTGCCATGCTCTTCGGGCTCATATACGCACTGAAATGCCTGCGAGCTAg